ATCCCACTGGAAAACATGATGATGACGCTATAACATCGCCTAATGCGATTTGATAACGCAGCGCATTTATTTCCTTTTGATTGGTTTTATACAAAGGATTATTTCCAAAATATCCCCTGTTTTGAAAGCGATAGGTAAGTCCGAATGAGAAATCGGTAGCATTAAAACAAACCTGCTCCAGTTGTTTAATATGCTCCTTTTTAAAAAGACTGAATTCCCCTTGAAATAAAGGCAATTCGGCGTAGGTTAAAGCAAAAGCATTGATTAATGAACGTTTTTTAGAAGGATTGGCCTTCCAAACAGCATCATCTTCCAATTTTGAAATGGCTTTTTCTAGTAAAGTATCATTTTCGGGAGTGAACGTCTCATAAAACCTATTAAAAAACACCTTAAAATCGAAGTTAGGATCCTGTACAGCTTTAGCATAAGCCACTCCTGTTAAAGTACCACCACTAACCGTACTTAAGGCTTTGGTTCGTTTTAAAAGCGGTAAGTTTTTATAATTCTGATGATTTAAATATGATAAAACACCCAAGGCATAAAACGTGGCTCTATATCCACCTCCGCTAAAACAGAGTCCGATGTTTTCAAATGGTTTAAAGTCTTCTGCCATGGTGTCTTTTGGTTTATAAAATGTGGGAACATCTCTTTTAATAGGGTTATAAATATACAGGTTTGTAAGTGTTTTCAGAAGAAAAAATTAGTTTAAGACTTTTCCTTATCCGTTTTTAATTAGCCACTAGAACACCTATAAGCACACCAATTACGGTTCCTGCTCCAACAGCGCCAACGTTTCTCCAAAATCGTTTTTTTCTATAGGATTTTAATTCTGATGAGGCTGCTTCTAACGACGTGTTGGATTCCAATAGGGCTTGTTCTGTGCGATTTACCGAAGTTTCTAAATAGTTTACACTTTCCTGAAACTCGCTAATGCTTTGCTCATATAAATTTTGTTGAGCACGACAGTCTTTGGCAAGCTTATCATATAAATCCTGACTTTCTAAAATAAGTTGATGATAGCTGTTTATGACGGTATCAAGCTCCGTTTCATTTTCCATTTTTAAAAATTGACGTAATTCCTGAAAATATTTAAAACTCGGAGCATTAAACACATATAACTTACTATTGGTGTTGTTTTTTAATACCTCTTGAGGCTTTAAAATGTATGGTTTTTCAAGTTTTATTACATATGAGGAATCAATGGTTATGGTTTCAGAAAACTTTTGCTTCGGGCTCTGACCAAACATGTTGGTGTTTATAAAAATCAAAAAACATAAAATGAGGAGGCTGCTTTTCATCAAAGAGTTTTTAGTAGAATTACTGGTATTAATCGAATACACTATCGTTGGCTATAAGCACAGACAGGCGTTCACGTTTTATTTTTAATAAAGAATCGATGGTTTGGCGTCTTTTAAATGTTGCTACTTTGATGCGTTCTTGAAGCAAATTTATGATGTCTATTTTATGCTGAAAGCGCTCTAATTCCGCTTGATAGTTGGTAAGCTGTAGGTTTAACTGCGTAATCTCCTTTTTAGTCTGTTTATTAGAATTCAAGGCTTCATTTAAACTTAGTTTAGTTTGCTGTAATTCAAACTCAACACGTTTTAGTGCGTCATCTTCCTCAAAAAAAGCTTTAACCAAATAGCCACCTGTAATAAGTAAAATGAATAATAAAACCCAGGTATAAGTTCTAGTCATGCAGGACGGGGTTAGTTTGTTAGGTTGTAAAATTTTGGATTCAAAAGAGCGAATATATCAAAAATTAACAGGAAACATATTACACAATAGCATAATTGATGGATTTGGTTAGCCTTATTTTCTTCATTCAGAGAATACTACATTAAATTTATGACGCTCTTCAGTTTTAACTTAAAAACAACGTATAGCTTTATACTTCTGTACCCAGAGTTTTGTAACTTACAGTTTTGATAAATGATTTAACTGATCATTATAAATAACTCAATATCAATACATAAATATTTCAAAATGACAACATTAAAAAATAAAAAAGCCATAATTACAGGTGGCAGCCGAGGATTAGGAAAAGCCACAGCACTTGCTTTTGCACAAGAAGGCATTGATGTCGCTATAACAGGTAGAAATGAAAAACTTCTAAAAGAAACCGTTGCCGAAATTGAAGCTTTAGGCGTTAAGGCCACCTATGCTGCCTTTGACGTTGGTAATTATGAAGATGTTAAGATAGTCATTAAAGAACTTATTGAAACATTAGGAGGCGTTGATATTTTAGTAAACAATGCTGGAATTGCGGCTTTTGGTACTTTAAATGATATGCCAGTCGACCAATGGACTCAAATAATTCAAACCAATGTTATGGGCATGTATTATGTCACCAAAGAAGTTTTACCAAACTTAATCCATCAAAACGATGGCGAAATCATAAATGTGTCATCAACAGCTGGATTAAATGGAAACGCAAGTACTTCGGCGTATTCTGCTTCAAAATTTGCGGTTATCGGCATGTCGGAATCCTTAATGAAGGAAGTCCGTAAAAATAACATTCGAGTGTGTACATTAACGCCCAGCACCATTGCATCAGACATGTCTATCGACCTAGGCATTGCCACTAAAGATTCGGAAGACAGCGTTTTACAACCCGAAGATTTTGCTCAACTTATTGTTGCAGGTTTAAAATTACCAAAGCGCGC
This genomic interval from Tamlana carrageenivorans contains the following:
- a CDS encoding 3-ketoacyl-ACP reductase, which produces MTTLKNKKAIITGGSRGLGKATALAFAQEGIDVAITGRNEKLLKETVAEIEALGVKATYAAFDVGNYEDVKIVIKELIETLGGVDILVNNAGIAAFGTLNDMPVDQWTQIIQTNVMGMYYVTKEVLPNLIHQNDGEIINVSSTAGLNGNASTSAYSASKFAVIGMSESLMKEVRKNNIRVCTLTPSTIASDMSIDLGIATKDSEDSVLQPEDFAQLIVAGLKLPKRAMLKSAALWSTNP